Proteins encoded together in one Penicillium digitatum chromosome 1, complete sequence window:
- a CDS encoding hemagglutination repeat-containing protein has translation MHLSTISVLLSVALADAAPFAAASHNTDKEPKFPQRCYPDPCKGVTQVNSTAVCGDPRLGPKDLPIFFPLSNELETYARFGELCPIEFLEKWTLNASDPKSYWIYPDNDGFVTTSGNESILGNLTLNVGQRLDRFGPETGKFLAPLGAPYIQRSLPPSNLFAPPESNIPYNYYVYEVTKEFDVLLGPIAPWFEQPGFGSQLVTRSSVVDLLEGGFLKRLQLKDYDEADEYSAGYLPAPRKSSR, from the exons ATGCATCTCTCCACGATAAGTGTGCTTCTTTCGGTTGCGCTAGCAGACGCTGCGCCCTTCGCGGCTGCAAGTCACAACACAGACAAG GAACCGAAGTTCCCCCAAAGATGCTATCCAGACCCCTGTAAAGGAGTGACCCAAGTGAACTCTACTGCTGTTTGTGGTGACCCACGACTGGGTCCCAAGGACCTTCCTATATTTTTCCCTCTCTCCAATGAACTTGAGACCTATGCTCGCTTCGGCGAGCTCTGCCCAATCGAGTTCCTGGAGAAATGGACCCTGAATGCTTCCGACCCGAAGAGTTACTGGATCTATCCAGATAATGACGGATTTGTCACAACATCCGGGAATGAGTCCATCCTAGGCAACCTCACACTCAACGTGGGTCAGAGGCTTGATCGATTCGGGCCTGAAACTGGAAAATTCCTGGCACCTCTTGGGGCTCCATATATCCAACGGTCTCTGCCTCCATCCAATCTTTTCGCACCCCCCGAAAGTAACATCCCGTACAATTATTATGTCTACGAGGTGACCAAAGAATTTGATGTTCTCTTGGGACCCATTGCGCCTTGGTTTGAGCAGCCCGGATTTGGATCCCAGCTTGTGACTCGGTCCAGCGTGGTGGATTTGTTGGAAGGGGGATTCCTGAAAAGACTACAATTGAAGGACTATGACGAAGCTGATGAATACTCTGCGGGGTATCTGCCTGCTCCCAGGAAATCTTCCAGATAA
- a CDS encoding Histidine phosphatase superfamily, clade-1, with product MGKPRMIILVRHAQSEGNKNRDIHQTIPDHRVKLTAEGYRQAQDAGRRLRDLLQPDDKLHFFTSPYRRTRETTEGIIESLTADTPAPSPFQRHTIKVYEEPRLREQDFGNFQPCSTEMERMWMERADYGHFFYRIPNGESAADAYDRVSGFNESLWRQFGEDDFANVCVLVTHGLMARVFLMKWYHWSVEYFEDLRNINHCEFLILTHNPENGKYILQNKLRTWSDLRKDRERETASKGQVPAPISPAGHVGQTGHIPIRRKWGGCPDGCTHGMTAEGKESLRANLLNSMRHEHSYAQPKHADDQVGSFGSKLHKSISIDEVVSSSEDGSAQNATSRKTSARHASNPQHALRDDNNGSTTKQYDSSPEDRSTVNPSHTKRPNFHGLNRNSEDHPPNLSTATSSSSAHLKYALLHLGGRDGGGSMSGANSLAPSDDEGEYHAPHRHVAPTSPSLTPGNLSHANQQHFEFPSSEQTQQSAPSQELEDDGDDEMSGNRTEKLKKARLHHSHQHHHYHAHHVSYSTDQSEHRMANILGDGDESSSHSESQARGQELSSTDSPSHLHIEELSLEEQQRQDQSVQGSVY from the exons ATGGGGAAGCCACGG ATGATTATTCTAGTGCGCCATGCACAGTCGGAAGGCAACAAAAACCGCGACATTCATCAGACCATTCCAGACCACCGTGTGAAACTCACTGCTGAAGGATATCGACAAGCCCAAGATGCAGGCCGACGACTACGTGACCTCCTCCAACCCGACGACAAACTCCACTTTTTTACCTCCCCTTATCGGCGGACAAGAGAGACTACCGAGGGAATTATTGAATCCCTAACAGCTGATACACCCGCCCCTTCGCCTTTCCAAAGACACACAATCAAAGTTTATGAAGAACCACGACTACGAGAACAGGATTTCGGTAACTTCCAGCCATGTTCCACAGAGATGGAGCGCATGTGGATGGAGCGGGCAGACTATGGTCATTTCTTCTACCGAATTCCCAATGGCGAATCTGCAGCGGATGCATATGATCGAGTGAGTGGATTCAACGAGTCCCTCTGGCGCCAGTTTGGCGAGGATGATTTTGCAAACGTCTGTGTGCTTGTGACACACGGTCTCATGGCACGAGTATTTCTCATGAAGTGGTATCACTGGAGCGTGGAATACTTTGAGGACCTTCGTAACATCAACCATTGCGAGTTCTTGATCCTGACCCACAACCCAGAAAACGGCAAATACATACTACAGAACAAACTTCGCACCTGGTCAGATCTGCGAAAAGATCGAGAGCGTGAAACTGCATCTAAAGGGCAGGTTCCTGCGCCCATTTCGCCTGCTGGTCATGTCGGCCAAACAGGCCACATCCCAATTCGGCGCAAGTGGGGCGGCTGCCCCGACGGCTGTACTCATGGCATGACTGCAGAGGGAAAAGAATCGTTGCGAGCGAATCTACTGAATTCTATGCGTCACGAGCATAGCTACGCTCAACCAAAGCATGCCGATGATCAGGTTGGCAGTTTTGGCTCTAAACTTCATAAGTCAATATCCATCGACGAGGTGGTGTCTTCCTCGGAAGATGGTTCGGCCCAGAATGCTACCAGCCGCAAGACTAGCGCTCGTCATGCCTCCAACCCGCAGCATGCACTTCGCGACGATAACAACGGAAGCACCACCAAGCAATACGATTCCAGCCCAGAAGATCGGTCAACCGTAAATCCATCGCACACAAAACGACCGAACTTCCACGGGCTGAATCGCAATAGCGAAGACCATCCCCCCAACCTATCAACAGCTACGTCTTCGTCGTCAGCGCACCTAAAGTACGCCCTCCTCCATCTTGGCGGCCGTGACGGTGGAGGCTCCATGAGCGGAGCAAACAGCCTCGCCCCATCTGACGACGAGGGCGAATACCACGCCCCCCACCGGCATGTGGCACCAACCTCCCCCAGCCTCACCCCTGGAAATTTGTCTCATGCGAACCAGCAACACTTCGAGTTTCCGTCCAGCGAGCAAACTCAACAGTCGGCTCCCTCTCAGGAGCTCGAGGATGACGGCGATGACGAGATGAGTGGCAATCGAActgagaaattgaagaaagcTCGTCTGCATCATTCCCATCAGCATCACCACTATCATGCCCATCATGTTTCGTATTCTACCGACCAATCCGAGCACCGCATGGCCAATATTCTGGGCGACGGAGACGAGTCATCCAGCCACTCGGAATCACAGGCGCGAGGACAAGAACTTTCGTCAACAGATTCCCCATCTCATCTCCACATTGAAGAATTATCCTTAGAGGAGCAACAAAGGCAAGATCAGAGTGTTCAAGGGAGCGTCTACTAA
- a CDS encoding Acetyltransferase, GNAT family has product MTPHRNHQIEEVSAAMGEFLNDSRVYDWLQGPPYPFLPEHGADWVKQKLAEQAEVVSTLQKEFETREIQQGDGSNGPKELELFDRFPFLGIREVTERDPATGVPLQDVFIGELTLTRYAFHELQSDGSALALAQKHNDDLPAGHQDIVWSIGYYLSPAQHGRGVMSLAVRTALRDWAIPRMNLQLLKSSYFVGNQGSRRVLEKNNFAEIGTCKDWAPANPIKGRGPMSMIVVKWKGLG; this is encoded by the exons ATGACCCCACACCGTAACCACCAGATCGAGGAGGTGTCTGCTGCAATGGGCGAATTTCTCAATGATTCACGGGTGTACGACTGGCTGCAAGGGCCCCCCTACCCGTTTCTGCCCGAGCACGGTGCCGACTGGGTCAAACAGAAATTAGCAGAGCAGGCGGAAGTCGTGTCTACGTTGCAAAAAGAATTTGAAACACGGGAAATTCAGCAGGGGGACGGTTCCAATGGCCCAAAGGAACTCGAGTTGTTTGATAGATTCCCTTTCCTTGGCATCCGCGAAGTAACAGAAAGAGATCCTGCGACCGGCGTGCCACTTCAAGATGTCTTTATTGGAGAATTGACACTCACGCGATATGCGTTCCATGAGTTGCAATCCGATGGCTCAGCGCTTGCGCTGGCACAGAAACACAATGATGATCTGCCTGCGGGGCACCAGGATATCGTCTGGAGTATAGGAT ATTATCTCTCTCCCGCTCAACACGGCCGAGGAGTGATGAGTCTTGCCGTTCGAACTGCTCTTCGAGACTGGGCTATCCCTCGGATGAACCTTCAGCTTCTCAAAAGCAGCTACTTTGTTGGGAATCAAGGGAGCCGGAGGGTCCTGGAGAAGAACAACTTTGCGGAGATTGGTACCTGCAAAGACTGGGCTCCGGCAAACCCAATCAAGGGACGAGGCCCGATGTCGATGATTGTGGTGAAGTGGAAAGGCCTTGGGTAG
- a CDS encoding Dor1-like family protein produces the protein MADLLELLAPHLDPTQSHDVTTDKYLTRLSTLSLEALQTTEPPSLAQSSHSTLLSLQALSNRSHRAFVTSADNLSTLCTSVPQLTREAQQLRDTIPKLDEAAVGFSTKYSKVKDNAALERRKKAMQLSRNVDRLSDILELPSLLSKAVSAASVNSGTGVSSTTYSSALDLHAHIKRLQTLYPESPLIRDVASQAEDAMKEMTSNLITGLRIQNLRLAAGIRTVGWLRRVAPDLDMIQSDGAVGTGEGALGAIFLVCRLAHLVSTLEALDPLRELADQETQRRLGGKNKSDMTSWSGGQQTDRYLKRYIEIFREQSFAIVSLYKNIFNSEQSESEFAISDLRGADAHSKAKSKPAPSDDPLQRLPPALATFPMHLVQLLTDTMRSYLPNVRDRSSRESLLTQLLYCAASLGRLGGDFGMILTELGGEEDSDEMAYEWEEVMRKHRALAGRLEQLTSRVPVN, from the coding sequence ATGGCCGACTTGCTGGAGCTACTCGCTCCACATCTAGATCCTACTCAGTCGCATGATGTAACTACCGACAAATATCTCACTCGCCTCTCAACCTTGTCACTTGAAGCCCTCCAGACCACAGAACCCCCATCGCTCGCCCAATCCTCCCACTCAACTCTTCTGTCTCTTCAAGCCCTATCGAACCGTTCGCACCGGGCGTTTGTCACCTCTGCTGATAATTTGTCCACACTATGTACATCTGTCCCACAGTTGACCCGCGAGGCGCAACAGCTACGCGATACTATCCCCAAGCTCGACGAGGCGGCCGTTGGGTTCTCCACCAAATACAGTAAAGTCAAAGACAATGCCGCCCTAGAACGACGGAAGAAAGCAATGCAGCTTTCTCGCAATGTTGATCGGTTGTCAGATATACTGGAACTACCAAGTCTGCTGTCCAAAGCCGTCTCCGCGGCCTCAGTCAACTCCGGTACCGGTGTCTCCTCTACAACCTACTCCTCTGCACTCGACCTGCATGCACATATCAAGCGACTACAAACATTATACCCCGAATCACCATTAATTCGAGATGTTGCATCACAGGCGGAGGATGCAATGAAGGAGATGACAAGTAACCTGATCACGGGGCTCCGAATCCAGAACCTGCGGCTAGCAGCTGGAATCCGAACTGTGGGTTGGCTGCGGCGAGTGGCCCCGGATCTAGATATGATACAGAGTGACGGGGCAGTTGGGACGGGAGAAGGCGCTCTTGGGGCCATCTTCCTGGTCTGCAGACTAGCGCATTTGGTATCAACGCTTGAAGCTCTGGATCCCCTCCGCGAGCTCGCGGACCAAGAAACCCAACGGAGACTTGGCGGCAAGAACAAATCAGACATGACCTCGTGGTCTGGCGGTCAGCAGACTGACCGCTACTTGAAAAGATACATTGAGATCTTCCGTGAGCAGAGCTTTGCCATTGTCTCGCTCTACAAGAATATTTTTAACTCCGAGCAATCCGAATCCGAGTTTGCGATCTCGGATTTACGAGGTGCAGATGCCCACTCCAAGGCCAAGTCAAAGCCAGCACCCTCAGATGACCCCTTGCAACGTCTCCCCCCGGCTTTGGCTACTTTCCCCATGCACCTCGTGCAACTACTCACGGATACAATGCGCTCCTATCTTCCCAACGTCCGAGATCGGAGTTCAAGGGAAAGTCTTCTCACTCAGCTTCTGTACTGTGCCGCAAGTCTTGGTCGCCTTGGCGGTGACTTTGGCATGATCTTGACCGAGCTTGGTGGGGAGGAAGATAGCGACGAGATGGCCTACGAATGGGAGGAGGTCATGCGGAAGCATCGAGCCTTGGCAGGGCGTCTGGAGCAATTGACCAGTCGGGTGCCAGTAAATTAA
- a CDS encoding Cyclin-related 2: MPSFFVPGHHGLPTPPHVNGGRMEDPSFYPVGHAGFLPRYHQSGNEFIEQYSQYLCYAKPTSMNLHPQSAHPMNTAREHHMMNQQPMFNPMAGAGLSSIRSNVQLPPMDASMPPQYRPQEAAPMQQQPEQPRKEEKATGGVAAHLDYEMDRMSDFVAEMAQGIIYPGSSIPSQFRKYVFQILSSTRLPSSTILLGLFYLASRVRLLSAQRAFTNTDSSQVYRMLTVALLLGSKFLDDNTFQNKSWAEVSNIPVAELNHMELEWLFAFDWKIHDRIYDKQDGFASWRAHWDTWRTKATARAQESRQTLAPLETNTIRGQAVAKPLMSPEGPIPPQYQRSSQIENSWLNPTASEYSPPSALSSGPTTPNYYSVGPWGYANPPPPPAYSRGWNAPSQYMAHPAPRSQPPSYHHTPAYGLPFAQSLWTGHGSLCGCTYCAKHLEHYMCNNAFTSMQQPMIAI, encoded by the exons ATGCCGTCTTTCTTCGTCCCAGGCCATCATGGCCTGCCTACACCTCCCCATGTCAACGGTGGTCGTATGGAAGACCCATCATTCTACCCGGTTGGTCACGCAGGATTTCTTCCTCGCTACCACCAAAGCGGCAATGAGTTCATTGAACAGTACTCGCAGTATCTGTGCTACGCCAAACCCACTTCGATGAATCTCCACCCCCAGTCCGCCCATCCGATGAACACTGCTCGCGAGCATCACATGATGAACCAGCAGCCTATGTTCAACCCCATGGCAGGCGCGGGATTGTCGTCAATCCGCAGCAATGTCCAACTTCCGCCCATGGACGCTTCGATGCCGCCGCAATACCGTCCACAGGAAGCTGCCCCGATGCAACAGCAGCCCGAACAACCCCGcaaggaggagaaggcaaCTGGTGGTGTTGCAGCTCACTTGGATTATGAGATGGATCGCATGTCCGACTTTGTGGCAGAGATGGCTCAGGGAAT CATCTACCCAGGATCTTCGATTCCCTCCCAGTTTCGGAAATACGTCTTTCAGATTTTGTCCTCGACACGCCTCCCAAGTTCTACCATACTGCTCGGTCTCTTTTATCTGGCCAGCCGTGTGCGCCTGTTGTCGGCTCAACGCGCCTTCACCAATACAGATAGTAGCCAGGTCTATCGCATGTTGACTGTGGCTCTTTTGTTGGGCAGCAAGTTCCTTGATGACAATACTTTCCAGAACAAATCCTGGGCTGAAGTCAGCAACATCCCCGTTGCCGAGTTGAACCACATGGAATTGGAATGGCTTTTCGCGTTCGACTGGAAGATTCACGATCGCATTTACGACAAGCAGGATGGTTTCGCCTCGTGGCGCGCCCACTGGGATACCTGGCGGACCAAGGCCACGGCTCGGGCCCAGGAGTCTCGCCAGACTTTGGCGCCTCTCGAGACCAACACGATCCGCGGCCAGGCTGTCGCAAAGCCCCTTATGTCCCCCGAAGGCCCCATCCCGCCGCAGTACCAGCGCAGCTCGCAAATTGAGAACTCCTGGCTCAACCCGACCGCGTCCGAATACTCGCCTCCTTCTGCCCTTTCCAGTGGCCCCACCACCCCCAACTACTACTCAGTTGGCCCTTGGGGTTACGCTAACCCGCCTCCGCCTCCGGCATACTCGCGAGGCTGGAACGCACCCTCACAGTACATGGCTCACCCTGCACCTCGATCCCAGCCCCCATCCTACCACCATACTCCGGCGTACGGCCTGCCATTCGCACAGAGTCTCTGGACAGGTCATGGATCATTGTGCGGCTGCACCTACTGCGCAAAGCATCTCGAGCACTACATGTGCAACAATGCATTCACCTCCATGCAGCAGCCGATGATCGCAATCTAG